A stretch of DNA from Prinia subflava isolate CZ2003 ecotype Zambia chromosome 21, Cam_Psub_1.2, whole genome shotgun sequence:
GacggcgccgcccgcccgcggccgggagcgcagccccggccccgagcccccgccgcggccccaGTGAGTCGGGACCGGGGGGATCGGAGCGGTCCTGGGGGCCGGGGTGCACCGCCCCGGCGACTCGCGGCGTTTCGCGGTCAGATCTATGTCTGCTAAAGGTTATTTCATAAAACGCCGCCCGTAGCGCCTTTAAAAAATAGAGATAAAACTGCAGGATAAAGCACAGCGGGCCCCACGCCTTCCGCACGTTCCTCGGCATAGAGCAGCACTGGCGAGGACAGGGCCTAAGAAATGTTAATGTGTGAAAACTCAGTTCTCTTTCTTCCACAGTACGGCTCACAGGAGCgcagaaatatttcctgttttttccagcCTTGGAGTTCGGGAGGACGGAAGGCAGTGAATGGCTCGGTTTGTGTTCGAGTCCCTTCCACTATGGGCTGTGAGAGGTTGATCACTCTGCTCTTTGAGAGTtgtttctaatttcttttccatacaGCTTCATTCCTGGACAGCGACCCAAGAAAAAGCATCCGGAAGAATGCTGGAAAAACCATTGTGACATTAACAATCCATCCTTCCCTTGGAATTGTCTTTATACAGCATTACTTTCTAGTGCTTATAGTTCCTAGGATCGACTAAATAAAATTGTTTGGGAAGATAGTCAGTAATTTCAAATGGCAGTGTGGGAATGAGCAGACATACATGGGAACCGATGCAATTGCCACCCTCAGTgcaaacaattccatgatttctGTGCTCAGCAGGTGTTAAGCTTGGTATTTGAGAAGATGAAACAGTGGCTGCACTTCAGTTTCCCTTGGAAGTGAAGATAGTGATAGATACCTACTGCTCATTTGTTAcaagcagaaaggaaagcatTTAGACATTAATTTTTTGCCAGCTGTACAAATTACATAAGTCACATAAAGCTGCAAAAAATAGTTTGCGGGCTCAATAATGTCTTTGTGTTCCAGAAAAAAGAGGCAAACCAGTATCAGTGTAAcggtattttctttcttctctcgTACCTTCAAACTATTGGACTGTATCTTTACAGGGCACTGACTGACAGATGTTCTTGGTTTGAAAAGGAAGATTTAAATGAGTGTGAAAAAACCTGGCTTTTGCTACTGAAGGACATCAGTCAAGATTCCCACTGCACAAACTGGGACACAGTGCCCAGCTTTCCGGAGTTCTTGGAAAAGGTAGCGTGCTGTATCCTTGTTTTTGCACTTTGTgtcctgcttcccacagcaaCAGCCTGGCTGATGGGAAACAACCTGAAATAGCTTTTAGAGATGTGGGGTTTCAGCTGTTTAATCTCTGTGTGCAGTGGTGTGGCAGGGAATATAAGGACAGCTGTTTTGCAGTACAGGAAATTCTCTCCAACATTTTGCTGGGAAGAGGAGCCTGTGTAAGGATGGTGACTGCCATAAACACCAGCACCTCCCTAAggaatgaaatggaaatggcaAACTGTAATAGAGGGGTTAATTACACAGAACCCACCCTGACATCACTCCAGTGGTGTTAGGCAAGATCACAACATAAAAATCAGTCCTTATAAAGTACTTTTTCTCCCCCCTGAATGGCAGCAGGTTGTTGTTTTCATCCTTAGTCTCTCTGGAACATGAGTACCCATTGTATCCATTTAGAAATGCTAAAGGAGGACCCATATTCCATCAGCTCCAGGAAGCTCCTGGAGGAGGtacataaataaaatgttcttttcttccctttagtAGTTCATCTTTCTCAGTATTTGCAGTGTGTTCCCAAAGCCTGGGTTTAGGTATTGATTGAGCTACGTTTGCTTAAGACATTctctatgtgtgtgtgttgtagaaacaacaggaaaagagTCCAGAACACCAGGAAGTCTTTACAGTTGGAATAAAAGACTTTGAGTGGGTATCATTCCCATCTTTTCACAAAGATAAATGTCTGAACCCCACGGATGTGAACTCACAGCAGCCAACACAGAGCCACAGCAATGAATTGCATAAAGGACAGGGCCAAGCAGATAAACTGAAAAGCTTAGCAGCAGCTGAAAAACCCTGCAGGGAAACCAGCACAGATCAAGCCAAAAGTGCATCTGGGGCAGATGCAGAAGGCGTTTCAGAGCTGGGTGTGAGTCCCAGGCCACATAAactccctgggcacagcagctcagcacagccctcggccttgctgcacagccctgcagaagcCTTGAGCCCTCAGCAGCACCAAACAGGGACTGCTCAGAagagtgggaaagaaaagggtgAGGAAAAGCCTCAAACTCAAACACAGCACGGGGATCCTCCCCTGGGGGtgcctgcagaggagctggggagcgacgaggagaggaaggagaaccagggggaagcagctgcagctctcgACAGCTGTCCCATGTGTCTGATGCAGTTCAGTGGAAGGTAAGtttgtggtttggatttttttcataacTTTCCCATAAATGAGCCCCAGCAGGTTCTGGATGCATCCTCTatgtacagaaaaacaaaagcagacaAAACTTCTAATGTAAGGCCATTTTTAGCTGTCAGAATTACCTACTGTAACCCCATTTACAAGTTGAGTATCTGCTCTACAGTAAGAACTGCTAACACAATTTCATAGTACTTAGGCTGTCAGAGTTGctgaaaatgtgcttttccacAGATCCTCAAACCCTGCAAGCTCTGTTGGGTGCCACTTACCCTGTTGTTGGGAGGCTGAACAGGGAGACAAAGGAGTGGCTACATTAATATTTAGACAATTTTGGTCATTCTGTCAAGAGACTTAGACAGAAAGGCTTAAAATGCATCAGGTCTCCATGTTCAGGTCTGTGCTACTCAGCTCCAGCGTGAGCAGCAGTAACAGCAAGGGAGGGAGGTTTGGGTAGAGGATTTGGGCACAGGAGTTTCTGCCCCACTGAGGCACCAGAACACTTCTGGGAGGGAGCAAAGAGCAGGCAGTGGAAGGATGTGAGTGTTCTGTGTTTGCAGGCTCTCCCAGCTGGACATCGATGGCCACCTTGCCAGGTGCCTGTCTGAAAGTGCAGATGATGTCATGTGGTAAAGCCAGAAGAGCAAAGGAACAAGGCCAAGGATGAAGCTTcctcaaaggaaaaatgagtCAAGCACATCCTTTGAGTCTCTGACTTAAACCAGTAACTCAATAGAAGGATAAGTGCCACCTGcctatttgttttttgtattttaaagccTTTCAAATGCACACAAAGAGTAGTTCTAGTTGTGAAAACAGTGCTCTGGGATGTCCCAGAGAGCCCCCAGGGAAATGGGGCTTGGTACTCCTGAAAGAAGTGCACTGCTGGAAATCCCTGGAGCTTTGTGTGCACCACAGTTCTGAATCCCTCAGGACAGAAGAGAGCAGCTCAGCAAAAGACAACTGTTACTTACTCTAATCCaaaagtttactttttttttcctaaacagataaactacaaaaataaactcagttaaaaagtaatttgaatttggtgggtttgttttaatACCTGGAGTAAGAAAATATAATTGTACCATTGATCCTGGGTGTGTTGTCTCTATTTAGGAGACAACACAGCCCACACCAAATAAAGGGTGAGGGgtttttatatttctgaagGAGTGGGGGCTGCGAGGGGCACAATAAATGACATTTAGTGACAGTGACAAACCAAGGGATGGCATCACCAACCTGCTCTGTTTTATTTCCCTGTGCCCCAGTCCTCAaacctgcagctgagctgggactCAGACACAGAATAAACAGAGAGTGCAGTACAAAACACAGGGAGGCTCCCACAGATTTAATTTACAGTGGGGTCTGTTTGAGAGGCTGGACACAGCCCAGTTCACTGATAAATAATAACAGTCTGTTAACTTTTTCATTAAAGTCTTTAATAGATGTGCAAGAATATAAATGATCTCAGCTGTTATGGATTAGTATACCATCTTCTGCACAATTAAAACTGGTCAGCAAAGATCCCAACTAATTAATTATACAAAACTACAAGAACATATTTACTGTTTTACAATCATTAAATTAGCTAGAATTTTCATTTACTATTTCAAATAAGACAACTATATATCATTACCAGATCCATTTGTAAtatattaggatttttttccaaaccacACATTTAATTAcatccttcattttcttttatttataaaacaagtACTTTATATAAAAAATTTCCCCTTCATCATGAACAGAACATTATTCAAACACTTGCACATGAGCAACCAAACTTGTACCCAGCAAACTATTTGGCAACACAGCAACATTGTAAATGCCTGTaaattcttaaataaaaatcaaatagtCTTTACAATGTTTGATTAGCAAAATGTGTCTTTCTagtcctccttccctccctcccaaaaTGTTCTGAAACCTagaaaaaaggttaaaaaaaatcccagcccaCATTTCTAATATTTCCAGTTTAAAGTTCCATGCCCTGGCATGTCAAAGGACAGCTTAACCTGTCACAGTTCCACTCATGAGCTGCCTGCAGTCACTCTGATCACAACTGATTAACTTCAGTACCAGGGGAGTTGAAAACACTGAACGGGAAATTATTCAggggaaataaaataagaaggaaaaggggaaaaaggagcaattaaaaaaatgtcaGATTACATTTAAAAGGTAATGTTGCCTTTAGTAGATAATAAAGTATCTAAAGTCCAGGCATTTGAGGCAAGTACTTTTTACTAGTTAAATTATTTAGTGCTgattaaaacacattttgctgAATATGAAAAGCTACAGTCCAACAGAGAAACCCACAACTGAAACCTGAATGGGATTCATAGAACTAAACAACCACAGGTCTGCATAACTGTGGCTAAGGAGGGGATACAAAACCTAGATTGTTAATCAATGATTAATTGAATATTTCAAACAATGTTTTGGCAGTCTGGTCCTAGCACCTCATGACTTGGATGTGAATCCCAAAGATGTCATGTTCAGCACCTAATGCAATGCTGTACCCTGAGAAAACCATAGGTTAATGCAAAGAAAGTGAAAGTGTCACAATTTACGCTGGGTTTTGCACCCGATCAGGTGAGATGCTGCAGCACGGGGTTGtttctgccttcccttcccacagcgGCGCcggagcccagcccggcccggggctgagCCTCGGGGACAGTGCCCCGGGGACAGAGCCCTCGGGGACAGAGCCCCGGGGGACAGAGCCCTCGGGGACAGAGCCTCGGGGACAGAGCCCTCGGGGACAGAGCCCTCGGGGACAGAGCCCCGGGGACAGAGCCTCGGGGACAGAGCCCCGGGGACAGAGCCCTCGGGGACAGAGCCTCGGGGACACAGCCTCGGGGGACAGAGCCCCGGGGGACAGAGCCTCGGAGGACACAGCCCCGGGGGACACAGCCCCTCGGGGGACACAGCCTCGGGGACAGAGCCCCTCGGGGGCACAGAGCCCCTCGGGGGCACAGAGCCCCGGGGGACAGAGCCTCGGGGGCACAGAGCCCCTCGGGGGCACAGAGCCCCGGGGGACAGAGCCCCTCGGGGGCACAGAGCCCCGGGGGACAGAGCCTCGGGGGCACAGAGCCTCGGGGGCACAGAGCCCCGGGGGACACAGCCCCTCGGGGGACACAGCCCCTCGGGGGACACAGCCCCGGGGGACAGTGCCCCGGGGGACAGTGCCCCGGGGACAGAGCCCGGTCCCTCCAGGCGGCTCCTGAGTCCTCCCCTGGCACCCCCTGCTTCCCACCAGAAGGGATTTCACAGttgacttttcctttttccaatTTCTTAGGTATTTGTTTTTTGTCCATTAAAAGAATTGTACTGCTTGGATGCCAATCGTTTCGCTGAACGATGccattctctgctgcagaaTAATTAGTTATTAATGAGCAACTGTAAGCAGACAGTTTATGGTAAGGAGGAGGTGTGCTTTATCAGGAAAGTGGAGTTTATCTTATGGTTATTCTAGATTTACTACTTAAACTTTAAGGCTATGCTTCACTATGCTTTTGCTCTACATCTGAATATTTGTATTGTTgataaaaatactttgcaaaAATCTAATATACAACACAATAGCATTGTAGGTGTAGGCACTGCTTAAGTATGTTTAGAAATCCTTTGTGTGCAAATTTAGTTTTCTTCAATCTCTACGTTTTGGTAAATTTGGAGTTTAAGACAACAGATTCTGAAATTGATACCATAAATTCTAATTTGGAATTAATCTCACTGAGTCACTCTGCATTCCAAATTCTGTAAAAATGCAACTAAACATCAGGCTGCAGCTGTGAACTGTATGTTTCAGATGGAAATGTTACTTAATATTAACAAGCAGAACTTACCAGGTGTAAGAACGTCCCAAATATGCAATAATCCTTCAATGCAGTTTATCCATTTAGGCACTTAAATCTTGTACCTAAATTTATGTTTTGATTGCTAATAAAACACAACTCCTTTTAAATATATCTGAGATGTTTAGACAGGTACCACTTGTGAAAAAAGGCATCAAAAATAAGCTTCAACACCACcgtaatatattttattcttcagGATGTTACACTGTAATACTCTTCAACTGGGAGCTCATTGCATCAAATGTCTGTAGGAAGTGTGTGGATCTCAGAGTTTCTCATGATCTCCTTTTGCAGGGATGCAATGAATGTTTCAATCCTTCATGAAACAGGCACAAAATGCAAATTCCTTCATTAATGAAGCCAGTTGTGTCAGTGCCCAGAACTTAAGAATCACTAAGTGGCAGAGGACACCCACCAAAATCATAATTCTCTTCTTTGATTTTCAGCAGCAAATTTGTTTTTAGATCATTGGTCTCCATCCAAAGTGACCAGTCCCCAGCCTCGCATGCATATACTGTAGTTAAGGATAAATTAATGTCATTCACACTGTCCCCAACGAGGTCATTCCTTCATACTGTCTCTTCTGTTGACAGCAACAATGGATTAATATATTCAAATCCTTCAAATTCTGACTGATCTATTCGTTTTATTATATctctgaaaaacacaaacaagagcagtgtttagtttagtttaggGCGGCCTCCTATCACATAATAAATTATGCAAGACACAAAGAACTTCAAATTTACTGTATTCTAAAGGCAAGTATACAGTTTCTTAGTGATTTTTAGATATTTATGAACTAATTTCTAGCCATGCAGCACATACTCATCATCGGGGGTGAGCTGCACGGGCTCGCTGGTGAACTGCGTGTCGAAGTTATCCAAGCCGTAATCGTCCGTGATCTGCGGCTGGAACGGCGGCGTCGTCTGCTTCTTCTCCAGCtgcccaaaacaaaaaacaacagtgTGCAGGGGTTACAGGAtccctcaggaaaaaataacagtgtGCAGGAGTTACAGGAtccctcaggaaaaaagaacTGTGCAAGAGTTACAGGAtccctcaggaaaaaagaacagtgTGCAGGAGTTACAGGATCCCTCAGGAAAAGATCACAGTGTGCAGGAGTTACAGGAtccctcaggaaaaaataacagtgtGCAGGAGTCACAGGAtcactcaggaaaaaagaacagtgTGCAGGAGTCACAGGAtcactcaggaaaaaataactgTGCAAGAGTTACAGGATCCCTCAGGAAAAGATCACAGTGTGCAAGAGTTACAGGATCCctcaggaaaaaacaacagtgTGCAAGAGATACAGGATCccctcaggaaaaaagaacagtgTGCAGGAGTTACAGGAtccctcaggaaaaaagaacagtgTGCAGGAGTTACAGGAtccctcaggaaaaaataacagtgtgcaggagccacagcatccctcaggaaaaaagaacagtgTGCAAGAGTTACAGGAtccctcaggaaaaaagaacagtgtgcaggagccacagcatccctcaggaaaaaagaacagtgTGCAGGAGCCACAGCATCCCTCAGGAAAAAATCACAGTGTGCAAGAGTTACAGGAtccctcaggaaaaaagaacagtgTGCAGGAGTTACAGGAtccctcaggaaaaaataactgTGCAAGAGTTACAGGAtccctcaggaaaaaagaacagtgTGCAAGAGTTACAGCAtccctcaggaaaaaagaacagtgTGCAGGAGTTACAGGAtccctcaggaaaaaagaacagtgTGCAGGAGCCACAGCATCCCTCAGGAAAAAATCACAGTGTGCAGGAGTTACAGGatccctcaggaaaaaaaatcacagtgtgCAAGAGTTACAGCAtccctcaggaaaaaagaacagtgTGCAAGAGTTACAGGATCCCTCAGGAAACTCCAATCCAACTGCTGTAAATGCTGTTGGAAAGGAACACTGAAATACCAAGCAGTACACCCTACCAGCCAGGCAACAGACACTGTTACAGTGActgctctgcattttaaaataaaaatccacaaATAATTCAGCCTTTTAAGTTTTCTCTAAATTGGTAAGTTAGACTCAGGACTGATGAATTCCCACAGTGCTGCAAGACAGCAATTAGCACAATATATTTACTTTTGTTCCTGAGAAATCGACCTActtttcttcctgcattttTGTGCAATCTGTCACACAGTCCAATTTA
This window harbors:
- the FAAP20 gene encoding Fanconi anemia core complex-associated protein 20 codes for the protein MCEEGAAKLRLKPRTAPPARGRERSPGPEPPPRPQALTDRCSWFEKEDLNECEKTWLLLLKDISQDSHCTNWDTVPSFPEFLEKKQQEKSPEHQEVFTVGIKDFEWVSFPSFHKDKCLNPTDVNSQQPTQSHSNELHKGQGQADKLKSLAAAEKPCRETSTDQAKSASGADAEGVSELGVSPRPHKLPGHSSSAQPSALLHSPAEALSPQQHQTGTAQKSGKEKGEEKPQTQTQHGDPPLGVPAEELGSDEERKENQGEAAAALDSCPMCLMQFSGRLSQLDIDGHLARCLSESADDVMW